In the genome of Theropithecus gelada isolate Dixy chromosome 19, Tgel_1.0, whole genome shotgun sequence, the window TTGTCTACTGGATCCACTGTGACAATCAAAGGGAGACCGCTTGTCTGTTTCTTGTGAGTACTCCCTGGTGCAGGGATGGGAGGTGGAAGGAGGAAGGATGTATAGCGGCTGCACGGGGGCTAGTCATGGGTCTAGGAGAAAAGGACAGACAAGGTTTGGGGCTGTGGTACTATATCTATTAAAGTGCATAGAATTGTCAGAAAATGGACACTTCATATAACCAAGTCAGTGACTATGGCTCAGTTTCCATCTGTGGATGAGGGGTGGAGCATCTCTTTCCACGCATGGAGAACACAAGGAGCTGAAGCAGCTCCACAGTGACAAGGCCTAGAATACCAACAAGTCTTTGCTCCACTATGGAAGGGGCAAAGagacttgtgtgtgtgtcttgtgtgtgTCCCACAAGAAAGGGACCTGCCCAACACTGTGTGCTCTGCCCCCAGCAACGAACCACATCTGCAAGTGGATTTCCACACCGAGATGAAGGAGGACTCAGACATTGCCTTCCATTTCCAAGTGTACTTTGGCAATCGTGTGGTCATGAACAGCCGTGAGTTTAGGATCTGGAAGGAGGAGGTGGAATCCAAGAATATGCCCTTTCAAGATGGCCAAGAATTTGAACTGAAAATCTTGGTCCTGGAAGATAAGTACCAGGTGAGCACCCCTGGAGCTTCCTGCATCTGGCTTCCATGGGCTTTCAGAGCAGGAGACAGCTCTTCATGCTGTAGCTCCAGATAACTCCCTCTGCTCTATAACTCCCCCTGTCCCGGGCTTTTCATCACCCACAACTCCCCCTGTCCCAGGCTTTTCATCACCCATAATTCCCCTTGTCCCAGGCTTTTCATCACCCATAACTCCCCCTGTCCCAGGCTTTTCATCACCCATAATTCCCCTTG includes:
- the LOC112613202 gene encoding galectin-10-like, with the protein product MSLLSVPHTESVSLSTGSTVTIKGRPLVCFFNEPHLQVDFHTEMKEDSDIAFHFQVYFGNRVVMNSREFRIWKEEVESKNMPFQDGQEFELKILVLEDKYQVMVNGQAYYNFNHRIPVSSVKMVQVWRDIALTKFNVSN